One genomic window of Halobellus limi includes the following:
- a CDS encoding type II toxin-antitoxin system VapC family toxin: MIFLDSWVWLEYLFSGEKDDEAGALIQRANTPEEGGLITPTVLAEISYRLRVVEDAEAAQEAVRAVHDYEYIDSVPLIDEIAEYAAELRYEYYEPGERELSYADAVHLATAVVHDDCDALYSGDPGFADLDEIETVVL, translated from the coding sequence GTGATCTTTCTCGACTCGTGGGTGTGGCTGGAATACCTCTTCAGCGGCGAGAAGGACGACGAGGCCGGGGCGCTCATCCAGCGAGCGAATACCCCGGAGGAGGGGGGACTCATCACGCCGACGGTGCTCGCGGAGATCTCTTACCGACTCCGCGTCGTCGAAGACGCTGAGGCGGCCCAAGAGGCGGTCCGTGCCGTTCACGACTACGAATACATCGACAGCGTCCCCCTGATCGACGAGATCGCGGAATACGCCGCCGAACTCCGATACGAGTACTACGAACCGGGAGAGCGCGAGCTGTCCTACGCCGACGCGGTCCACCTCGCCACGGCGGTCGTTCACGACGACTGTGACGCGCTCTACTCGGGCGATCCCGGCTTCGCCGATCTCGACGAGATCGAGACGGTCGTACTGTAG
- a CDS encoding amphi-Trp domain-containing protein — MPEEVLFKSESPQSREEIAAYLRSVADKLESGEAITLSAGGESVTMEPPARPTFEVKAEREGPTGGSGELSVEFELEWDEGGEGGDAADSGLSIE; from the coding sequence ATGCCCGAAGAGGTCCTGTTCAAATCCGAGAGTCCTCAGAGCCGAGAAGAGATCGCGGCGTACCTGCGATCGGTCGCCGACAAACTCGAATCCGGGGAAGCCATCACCCTCAGCGCCGGCGGCGAGTCGGTGACGATGGAGCCCCCGGCGCGGCCGACGTTCGAGGTGAAAGCCGAGCGCGAGGGGCCGACGGGAGGATCGGGAGAGCTGAGCGTCGAGTTCGAACTGGAGTGGGACGAGGGCGGAGAAGGCGGCGACGCCGCCGACAGCGGCCTGTCGATCGAGTAG
- a CDS encoding valine--tRNA ligase, with translation MPSGEYDPETVEQKWQDRWVDDETYAYEGGAENPDTAFSIDSPPPTVSGSLHWGHVYGFTLQDFVARFNRMRGEDVYFPFGYDDNGIASERLAEEELDVRHQDYERREFQRMTQEVCAEYEAEFTEKMQSLGISIDWNQTYQTISPEVRRISQLSFIDLHEQGREYRQRAPAIWCPECETAISQVETEDDVQPSHFHDIAFEVVGSGDGDAESDAGDENETFTISTTRPELLPACVAVFVHPDDDENQYLVGREARVPLFDQEVPIIEDERVDMETGSGVVMCCTFGDQTDIEWYQAHDLDLRIAIDESGTLTDVAGDYEGLSSDEAREAIVSDLDDDGALLDRRSITHTVNVHERCGTSVEFLVKDQWYVELLDKTDEYLEAGREMDWYPEKMFTRYKNWIEGLQWDWAISRQRSSGIPFPVWYCADCEHVVLAEKESLPVDPLSDDPPVETCPECGHDEFEPEDDVLDTWATSSLTPLINAGWDWDEEEGEYTFEKPELYQFDLRPQGHDIISFWLFHTVVKCYEHTGEVPFDSVMINGMVLDENREKMSKSKGNIVAPDEVVSKYPVDAARYWAAGSAVGDDLPYSEKGLRAGEKLLRKLWNASKLVESLTDEAPAEFDHDDLTELDRWLLASLDREIERVTERFESREFSKARDGLRGFFWHTFCDDYLEIAKQRVREGEESASAAYTLDVAHRRFLKLFSPILAHATEELWHDMYDAPESVHNSGWPEPLGVDADFEAGETAMAVVGALRKYKSDQQLSMNAELDRVEVWGDVSGFETDISGVMHVDELETLEERPAVESVVTGVDLDYSLVGPEFGSQVSEIEAALADGDYETADGALQVAGVELDPEMFEIEEERQYLGDGEMVEAGDAIVIVHRED, from the coding sequence ATGCCGAGCGGAGAATACGACCCCGAAACCGTCGAGCAGAAGTGGCAAGACAGGTGGGTCGACGACGAGACCTACGCGTACGAGGGCGGTGCGGAGAACCCCGACACCGCCTTCTCGATCGACTCGCCGCCGCCGACGGTATCCGGGAGCCTGCACTGGGGCCACGTCTACGGCTTCACGCTGCAGGACTTCGTCGCTCGGTTCAACCGGATGAGAGGCGAGGACGTCTACTTCCCGTTCGGCTACGACGACAACGGCATCGCCTCCGAGCGCCTCGCCGAGGAGGAACTCGACGTCCGCCACCAGGACTACGAGCGCCGGGAGTTCCAGCGGATGACCCAGGAGGTCTGTGCGGAGTACGAGGCGGAGTTCACCGAGAAGATGCAGAGCCTCGGCATCTCGATCGACTGGAACCAGACGTACCAGACGATCTCGCCCGAGGTCCGCCGGATCTCGCAGCTCTCGTTCATCGACCTGCACGAGCAGGGCCGCGAGTACCGCCAGCGCGCGCCGGCGATCTGGTGTCCCGAGTGTGAGACCGCGATCTCGCAGGTCGAGACCGAGGACGACGTGCAGCCGAGTCACTTCCACGACATCGCCTTCGAGGTTGTCGGGAGCGGCGACGGGGACGCCGAGAGCGACGCGGGCGACGAGAACGAGACGTTCACCATCTCGACGACCCGGCCGGAGCTCCTGCCCGCCTGCGTCGCGGTGTTCGTCCACCCGGACGACGACGAGAACCAGTACCTCGTCGGCCGGGAGGCGCGGGTTCCCCTCTTCGATCAGGAGGTCCCGATCATCGAGGACGAGCGGGTCGATATGGAGACCGGCTCGGGCGTCGTGATGTGCTGTACGTTCGGCGACCAGACCGACATCGAGTGGTACCAGGCGCACGACCTCGACCTCCGGATCGCCATCGACGAGTCGGGGACGCTGACCGACGTCGCCGGCGACTACGAGGGGCTCTCCTCCGACGAGGCCCGCGAGGCCATCGTCTCCGACCTCGACGACGACGGCGCGCTCTTAGATCGCCGTTCGATCACCCACACGGTGAACGTCCACGAGCGCTGCGGGACGAGCGTCGAGTTCCTCGTGAAGGACCAGTGGTACGTCGAACTGCTCGATAAGACCGACGAGTACCTCGAAGCGGGAAGAGAGATGGACTGGTACCCCGAGAAGATGTTCACCAGGTACAAAAACTGGATCGAGGGGCTCCAGTGGGACTGGGCCATCTCCCGGCAGCGCTCCTCGGGGATCCCGTTCCCGGTGTGGTACTGCGCCGACTGCGAGCACGTCGTCCTCGCGGAGAAGGAGTCCCTCCCGGTCGATCCGCTGAGCGACGACCCGCCGGTCGAGACCTGCCCCGAGTGCGGCCACGACGAGTTCGAGCCCGAGGACGACGTCCTCGACACCTGGGCGACCTCGTCGCTGACGCCGCTGATCAACGCCGGGTGGGACTGGGACGAAGAGGAAGGGGAGTACACCTTCGAGAAACCCGAACTCTACCAGTTCGACCTCCGCCCGCAGGGCCACGACATCATCTCCTTCTGGCTGTTCCACACGGTCGTGAAGTGCTACGAGCACACCGGCGAGGTGCCGTTCGACAGCGTGATGATCAACGGGATGGTGCTCGACGAGAACAGAGAGAAGATGTCGAAGTCGAAGGGGAACATCGTCGCGCCCGACGAGGTCGTCTCGAAGTACCCCGTCGACGCCGCGCGCTACTGGGCCGCGGGGTCGGCCGTCGGCGACGACCTGCCCTACTCGGAGAAGGGCCTCCGCGCGGGCGAGAAGCTCCTGCGGAAGCTCTGGAACGCCTCGAAACTCGTCGAGAGCCTGACCGACGAGGCCCCCGCCGAGTTCGACCACGACGACCTCACCGAACTCGACCGCTGGCTGCTCGCCTCCTTAGACCGGGAGATCGAGCGGGTCACAGAGCGCTTCGAGAGCCGGGAGTTCTCGAAGGCCCGCGACGGCCTCCGCGGCTTCTTCTGGCACACGTTCTGTGACGACTACCTCGAGATCGCGAAACAGCGCGTCCGCGAGGGCGAGGAGAGTGCCTCCGCGGCGTACACGCTCGACGTCGCCCACCGGCGCTTCCTCAAACTGTTCTCGCCGATCCTCGCGCACGCGACCGAGGAGCTGTGGCACGATATGTACGACGCTCCGGAGAGCGTCCACAACAGCGGCTGGCCCGAACCGCTCGGCGTCGACGCCGACTTCGAGGCCGGCGAGACGGCGATGGCCGTCGTCGGCGCGCTCCGGAAGTACAAGAGCGACCAGCAGCTCTCGATGAACGCCGAACTCGACCGCGTCGAGGTCTGGGGCGACGTCTCCGGATTCGAGACGGACATCTCCGGCGTGATGCACGTCGACGAGTTGGAAACGCTCGAGGAGCGCCCCGCGGTCGAGTCGGTCGTCACCGGCGTCGACCTCGATTACTCGCTGGTCGGCCCCGAGTTCGGCAGTCAGGTCTCGGAGATCGAAGCCGCGCTCGCGGACGGCGACTACGAGACCGCGGATGGCGCACTTCAGGTCGCCGGCGTCGAACTGGACCCGGAGATGTTCGAGATCGAAGAGGAGAGACAGTACCTCGGCGACGGCGAGATGGTCGAGGCCGGCGACGCGATCGTCATCGTCCACCGCGAGGACTGA
- the endA gene encoding tRNA-intron lyase produces MDGTLADGVVRVGGDARQRFYDARGYGRPLDRNRIELAPVEAAHLLSRGDLDAVVDESAAPDGDAPRLGFREFLVTTGATLRFAVYKDLRDRGFYLSPAREDWPGVDDAVAGDTGIDFVVYPRGKGPWDDEVAYRIRVAGERERISAASLGDVVLAIVDEDGDLTYFETDGDPAIGEEGSGEDGREPGTLPSRVEADLPSSVEADLLDDRVVCYEAAEELYEDHFYGQRLFGRNAESGPLQLSLVEGAYLAQRGVVDVDPDAVVALGRDVEGERFDRRLRTYAALRDRGVVPKSGFKFGSDFRVYEEFTDVDSLSHSTDLVRVGAPNHAFYPRDLSLDVRLAGGVRKRMVFALTAANGEIDWLSVARVTP; encoded by the coding sequence ATGGACGGGACACTGGCCGACGGCGTGGTCCGCGTCGGCGGCGACGCCAGACAGCGGTTCTACGACGCCCGGGGCTACGGCCGCCCGCTCGACCGCAACCGCATCGAACTGGCCCCCGTCGAGGCCGCCCACCTCCTCTCGCGCGGCGACCTCGACGCCGTCGTCGACGAGTCGGCTGCTCCCGACGGCGACGCGCCCCGCCTGGGCTTCCGCGAGTTCCTCGTGACAACGGGGGCGACTCTCCGGTTCGCGGTCTACAAGGACCTCCGCGACCGCGGGTTCTATCTCTCGCCAGCGCGCGAGGACTGGCCCGGCGTCGACGACGCGGTCGCGGGAGACACCGGAATCGACTTCGTCGTCTACCCACGCGGCAAGGGCCCTTGGGACGACGAGGTCGCCTACCGGATCCGCGTCGCGGGCGAGCGCGAGCGGATCTCGGCGGCGTCGCTCGGTGACGTCGTCCTCGCGATCGTCGACGAGGACGGTGACCTGACCTACTTCGAGACCGACGGCGATCCGGCGATCGGTGAGGAGGGAAGCGGCGAGGATGGACGCGAACCAGGAACCCTCCCGTCGAGGGTCGAGGCCGATCTGCCGAGTTCGGTCGAGGCCGACCTGCTCGACGACCGCGTGGTCTGCTATGAGGCCGCCGAGGAGCTCTACGAGGACCACTTCTACGGCCAGCGGCTGTTCGGTCGCAACGCCGAGTCGGGGCCGCTTCAGCTCTCGCTCGTCGAGGGCGCGTACCTCGCCCAGCGCGGCGTCGTCGACGTCGATCCCGACGCCGTCGTGGCGCTCGGCCGCGACGTCGAGGGCGAGCGGTTCGACAGACGCCTCCGGACCTACGCGGCGCTCAGGGACCGCGGCGTCGTTCCGAAGAGCGGCTTCAAGTTCGGTTCGGACTTCCGCGTCTACGAGGAGTTCACCGACGTCGACTCGCTGAGTCACTCGACGGACCTCGTGCGCGTGGGCGCGCCGAATCACGCGTTCTATCCGCGGGACCTCTCGCTCGACGTCCGCCTCGCCGGCGGGGTCCGGAAGCGAATGGTTTTTGCGCTCACCGCGGCGAACGGCGAGATAGACTGGCTCTCGGTAGCCCGCGTTACCCCATGA
- the pheT gene encoding phenylalanine--tRNA ligase subunit beta has translation MPVVDIDPDELRELTGHEEKGDEELKSDLFGLGLEFEGETEEGLLQFEFGPDRLDRLSVEGVARSLRYHYGDDRGVDVPSTNDPDFTYVVDGDVPDERPYVTGAIVRGVDLDESALDSLIQLQEKLHATMGRKRAKGAIGIHDLVAIKGDALTEEGDGNSITYTGIDPEGDTFVPLDSDREMTPAEVLEEHPTGETYADIVSEYDRYPAIYDELGLFSFPPVINGRRTEVSTESRELLVELTGTDQWTIDRMCNIICYALSARGATIEEVEVEYGESSPEGERTLVRPDFEVETKSVSHDRIETMLGVDLDVEEVVDLFERSGLGAAVEDDGAETEASGTAYEVSIPPYRTDVLHPLDLVDDVGRAYGFDELEPRYPDVGTVGGRHERSRLEAATRNVLTGLGFEDLLNFHMTSEEEAYDRMNVDAGGDHLGGGDPVRITEPYSEDYTILRPWALPSLVMVLENNTHRAYPQDLAEVGLVAERDDDVNTRVRERRHVAGVLARNDATYEDAKARLQAVCRDFDVALETPPTTHPSFIDGRVASVVIDGETVGIVGELHPEVLVEHDLELPVAAFEFDLEALGGE, from the coding sequence ATGCCTGTCGTCGACATCGATCCCGACGAGCTTCGGGAACTGACCGGCCACGAGGAGAAGGGCGACGAGGAACTGAAATCGGACCTGTTCGGCCTCGGACTGGAGTTCGAGGGCGAGACCGAGGAGGGACTGCTGCAGTTCGAGTTCGGCCCCGACCGCCTGGATCGGCTCTCCGTCGAGGGCGTCGCCCGTTCCCTCCGCTATCACTACGGCGACGACCGCGGCGTCGACGTGCCGAGCACGAACGACCCCGACTTCACGTACGTCGTCGACGGCGACGTGCCCGACGAGCGGCCGTACGTCACGGGCGCGATCGTCCGCGGCGTCGACCTCGACGAGTCCGCGCTGGACTCGCTGATCCAGTTGCAGGAGAAACTCCACGCGACGATGGGCCGCAAGCGCGCGAAGGGCGCGATCGGAATCCACGACCTCGTCGCGATCAAGGGCGATGCCCTCACCGAGGAGGGGGACGGCAACTCGATCACCTACACGGGGATCGACCCCGAGGGCGACACGTTCGTCCCGCTGGACAGCGACCGCGAGATGACGCCCGCCGAGGTGCTCGAAGAACACCCGACGGGCGAGACGTACGCCGACATCGTCTCCGAGTACGACCGCTACCCGGCGATCTACGACGAACTCGGCCTGTTCTCGTTCCCGCCGGTCATCAACGGCCGCCGGACCGAGGTGTCGACGGAGTCCCGCGAACTGCTCGTCGAACTCACCGGGACGGACCAGTGGACGATCGACCGGATGTGCAACATCATCTGCTACGCGCTCTCCGCGCGCGGGGCGACGATCGAGGAGGTCGAAGTCGAGTACGGCGAGTCGTCGCCGGAGGGCGAGCGGACGCTCGTGCGGCCCGACTTCGAGGTCGAGACGAAGTCGGTCTCCCACGACCGCATCGAGACGATGCTCGGCGTCGACCTCGACGTCGAAGAGGTCGTCGACCTCTTCGAGCGCTCCGGTCTCGGCGCGGCCGTCGAGGACGACGGAGCGGAGACGGAAGCCAGCGGAACCGCCTACGAGGTGTCGATCCCGCCGTACCGGACCGACGTGCTTCACCCCCTGGACCTCGTCGACGACGTGGGGCGCGCGTACGGCTTCGACGAACTCGAACCGCGCTACCCCGACGTGGGGACTGTCGGCGGCCGCCACGAGCGCTCCAGACTGGAGGCCGCGACCCGAAACGTCCTGACCGGCCTCGGCTTCGAGGACCTGCTGAACTTCCACATGACGAGCGAGGAAGAGGCCTACGACCGGATGAACGTCGACGCCGGCGGCGACCACCTCGGCGGCGGCGACCCGGTCCGGATCACCGAACCCTACAGCGAGGACTACACGATCCTGCGACCGTGGGCGCTGCCCTCGCTCGTGATGGTCTTGGAGAACAACACCCACCGCGCGTACCCGCAGGACCTCGCGGAGGTCGGCCTCGTGGCCGAGCGCGACGACGACGTCAACACCCGCGTGCGGGAGCGCCGGCACGTCGCGGGCGTGCTCGCGCGCAACGACGCTACCTACGAGGACGCGAAAGCGCGTCTGCAGGCGGTCTGCCGCGACTTCGACGTGGCGTTGGAGACGCCGCCGACGACGCACCCCTCGTTCATCGACGGGCGCGTCGCCTCCGTCGTGATCGACGGTGAGACCGTCGGGATCGTCGGCGAACTGCATCCGGAAGTCCTGGTCGAGCACGACCTCGAACTCCCGGTCGCGGCCTTCGAGTTCGACCTCGAAGCGCTCGGCGGGGAGTAG
- the pheS gene encoding phenylalanine--tRNA ligase subunit alpha, with amino-acid sequence MKLPEPQVAVLNAASATEEQPIDRLAQAAGLKPETATQAVFELRDDGLLDVAETASTEYELTEEGRAYVDAGLPEVRLYRAAVDAGADEEPVQMGQVIGAADLDGPEVDIALANFGRKGYGNIDSGELSADGDADAGSDPEAVALVALANAADGAGAGDADGSDAADTDGSDAGDAGSAGVGSDEDPLADVDDDVLDQLVSRNLLDRHERTVRTVTLTDAGVTALMEGVEAAETVDRLTPEMLTSGEWRDVEFTEYNVEADAPEVRGGKTHVLRQTAERVKDVLVGMGFQEMDGPHADADFWINDCLFMPQDHPARTHWDRFALDVPPIEDLPEDLVDNVERAHREGVGEDGDGYHSPWSEDFARAIALRGHTTSLSMRYLSGTQIGDLEPPQRYFSVEKVYRNDTLDATHLLEFFQIEGWVMAEDLSVRDLMGTFVEFYEQFGITDVQFKPHYNPYTEPSFELFGRHPTTGELIEIGNSGMFRDEVLEPLGVEHDVMAWGLALERLAMLTTGAEDIRDLHGTLADLDFLRGAEATY; translated from the coding sequence ATGAAACTTCCAGAACCACAGGTCGCGGTGCTGAACGCCGCGAGCGCGACGGAGGAACAGCCGATCGATCGACTCGCCCAGGCGGCGGGCCTGAAGCCGGAGACGGCGACGCAGGCCGTCTTCGAACTCCGTGACGACGGGCTGCTCGACGTCGCGGAGACCGCGTCGACCGAGTACGAACTGACTGAGGAGGGCCGCGCGTACGTCGACGCCGGCCTCCCCGAGGTGCGACTCTACCGCGCCGCGGTCGACGCCGGGGCCGACGAGGAGCCGGTGCAGATGGGTCAGGTGATCGGCGCCGCCGACCTCGACGGTCCGGAGGTCGACATCGCGCTGGCGAACTTCGGGCGGAAGGGATACGGGAACATCGACAGCGGCGAACTCTCCGCCGACGGCGACGCCGACGCCGGATCCGACCCCGAGGCGGTCGCGCTCGTCGCTCTCGCGAACGCCGCAGACGGCGCGGGTGCAGGTGACGCCGACGGATCGGATGCAGCCGATACCGACGGCTCCGATGCAGGCGACGCCGGCAGTGCGGGCGTCGGATCCGACGAGGACCCGCTCGCCGACGTCGACGACGATGTCCTCGATCAACTCGTCTCCCGGAACCTCCTCGACCGTCACGAGCGGACCGTCCGGACGGTCACGCTCACCGACGCGGGCGTCACGGCGCTGATGGAGGGCGTCGAGGCCGCGGAGACGGTCGACCGTTTGACTCCCGAGATGCTCACCTCGGGCGAGTGGCGAGACGTCGAGTTCACGGAGTACAACGTCGAGGCCGACGCCCCCGAGGTCCGCGGCGGCAAGACGCACGTCCTCCGTCAGACCGCCGAGCGCGTGAAGGACGTCCTCGTCGGGATGGGCTTCCAGGAGATGGACGGCCCCCACGCCGACGCGGACTTCTGGATCAACGACTGCCTGTTCATGCCGCAGGACCACCCGGCGCGGACCCACTGGGACCGCTTCGCGCTCGACGTCCCGCCGATCGAGGACCTCCCCGAGGACCTCGTCGACAACGTCGAGCGCGCCCACCGCGAGGGCGTCGGCGAGGACGGCGACGGGTATCATTCTCCCTGGTCGGAGGACTTCGCGCGCGCCATCGCGCTGCGCGGTCACACCACGTCGCTGTCGATGCGCTACCTCTCCGGTACCCAGATCGGCGACCTCGAACCCCCGCAGCGGTACTTCTCCGTCGAGAAGGTGTACCGAAACGACACCCTCGACGCGACCCACCTCCTGGAGTTCTTCCAGATCGAGGGGTGGGTGATGGCCGAGGACCTCTCCGTCAGGGACCTGATGGGCACGTTCGTCGAGTTCTACGAACAGTTCGGAATTACGGACGTCCAGTTCAAGCCGCACTACAACCCCTACACCGAGCCCTCGTTCGAGCTGTTCGGCCGCCACCCCACGACGGGCGAACTGATCGAGATAGGAAATTCGGGAATGTTCCGCGACGAGGTGCTGGAACCGCTCGGCGTCGAGCACGACGTGATGGCGTGGGGGCTGGCGCTGGAACGGCTCGCGATGCTCACCACGGGCGCCGAGGACATCCGCGACCTGCACGGCACGTTAGCCGATCTCGACTTCCTCCGCGGCGCGGAGGCGACCTACTGA
- a CDS encoding tryptophan--tRNA ligase: MTRDHDARETEDGDATDAARADAATAPETVRARTDGGAESDSAAGADDVALDPWGSSTVSDYRKLFEEFGIGEFDDVLPEVPNPHYLMRRGVIFGHRDYSPVAEALRNDDPAAVLSGFMPTGDPHIGHKLVFDEIIWHQEQGADAYGLIADLEAHSARGMTWEEIDEHARDYLLSLLALGFDPEEGELYRQSDNRELQDLAFELGSKANFSEFQGIYGFDGETNVSHMQSVVTQMADILYPQLEEPKPTVIPVGPDQDPHVRFARDLAARMRFFGVTEAYASFELDDAERALVAAVYEEREAYAEEPERPRCEEAGAWLAERADPDDEAGGDDALDALGVVVDDAVRDSAIEKLENAGMEPLRPRVRFLDLNATDDAFEALVETIDGEKRRYDAHVDAFDLDASEAEELAREVELDHGGYGFVPPSSIYHRFMTGLTGGKMSSSIPASHISLLDDPEEGYDKVKAATTGGRDTAEEQRELGGEADECPVYELYAYLLAGDDDEFAKEVYDECVGGERLCGGCKEQAAELMREFLEEHQEKRAEVEDLLDDLDITLESPRRGVAPGDD, from the coding sequence ATGACACGAGACCACGACGCCCGCGAGACGGAGGACGGCGACGCAACCGACGCTGCGCGCGCCGACGCAGCGACAGCGCCGGAGACCGTCCGAGCGCGGACGGACGGCGGCGCCGAGAGCGATTCGGCCGCCGGTGCGGACGACGTCGCGCTCGACCCGTGGGGGTCCTCGACCGTCTCCGACTACCGAAAGCTCTTCGAGGAGTTCGGCATCGGCGAGTTCGACGACGTCCTCCCCGAGGTCCCGAACCCCCACTACCTGATGCGCCGCGGCGTCATCTTCGGCCACCGCGACTACTCTCCCGTCGCCGAGGCCCTTCGGAACGACGACCCGGCGGCGGTCCTCTCGGGCTTCATGCCCACCGGCGACCCCCACATCGGCCACAAACTCGTCTTCGACGAGATCATCTGGCACCAGGAGCAGGGCGCCGACGCCTACGGCCTGATCGCCGACCTTGAGGCGCACTCCGCGCGCGGGATGACCTGGGAAGAGATCGACGAGCACGCCCGCGATTACCTCCTGAGCCTGCTCGCGCTCGGCTTCGACCCCGAGGAGGGCGAACTCTACCGGCAGTCCGACAACCGCGAACTCCAGGACCTCGCCTTCGAACTCGGCTCGAAGGCGAACTTCTCGGAGTTCCAGGGCATCTACGGCTTCGACGGCGAGACCAACGTCTCGCACATGCAGTCGGTGGTCACGCAGATGGCCGACATCCTCTATCCGCAGTTGGAGGAGCCGAAGCCGACGGTCATCCCCGTCGGCCCGGACCAGGACCCCCACGTCCGGTTCGCCCGCGACCTCGCGGCGCGGATGCGATTCTTCGGGGTGACCGAGGCGTACGCGAGCTTCGAACTCGACGACGCCGAACGGGCGCTCGTCGCGGCCGTCTACGAGGAACGCGAGGCGTACGCCGAGGAGCCCGAACGCCCCCGGTGTGAGGAGGCGGGCGCGTGGCTCGCCGAACGGGCCGATCCCGACGACGAAGCCGGCGGCGACGACGCCCTCGACGCACTCGGCGTCGTCGTCGACGACGCGGTCCGAGACTCCGCGATCGAGAAACTCGAGAACGCCGGGATGGAGCCGCTCCGTCCCCGCGTTCGTTTCCTCGATCTCAACGCCACCGACGACGCTTTCGAGGCGCTCGTCGAGACGATCGACGGTGAGAAGCGGCGCTACGACGCGCACGTCGACGCCTTCGACCTCGACGCGAGCGAGGCCGAGGAACTCGCGCGGGAGGTCGAACTCGATCACGGCGGCTACGGGTTCGTCCCGCCGTCGTCGATCTACCACCGCTTTATGACCGGCCTGACGGGCGGGAAGATGTCCTCGTCGATCCCGGCCTCGCACATCTCGCTGCTCGACGACCCCGAGGAGGGCTACGACAAGGTGAAGGCGGCGACCACCGGCGGCCGCGACACCGCCGAGGAACAGCGAGAACTGGGCGGCGAAGCCGACGAGTGTCCGGTCTACGAACTGTACGCCTACCTGCTCGCGGGCGACGACGACGAGTTCGCGAAGGAGGTCTACGACGAGTGCGTCGGCGGCGAGCGCCTCTGCGGCGGCTGCAAGGAGCAGGCCGCCGAGCTGATGCGCGAGTTCCTCGAAGAGCACCAGGAGAAGCGCGCGGAGGTCGAGGACCTCCTCGACGACCTCGACATCACGCTCGAGTCGCCGCGGCGGGGCGTCGCGCCCGGCGACGACTGA
- a CDS encoding AbrB/MazE/SpoVT family DNA-binding domain-containing protein → MAVSEDATVTSKGQVTIPKRIREKLGLDAGTEVEFVLEEDGTIRVRQKEPAMDRLRAVKERLAERDVDVERMRRESKAEWESHYDGDAV, encoded by the coding sequence ATGGCCGTGTCAGAAGACGCGACAGTCACGAGCAAAGGGCAGGTGACGATTCCGAAACGGATCCGCGAGAAGCTCGGACTCGACGCGGGGACGGAGGTCGAGTTCGTCCTCGAAGAGGACGGGACGATACGCGTCCGGCAGAAGGAGCCCGCGATGGACCGGCTCCGCGCGGTCAAAGAGCGGTTGGCGGAGCGCGACGTCGACGTCGAGAGGATGCGCCGCGAGTCGAAGGCCGAGTGGGAGTCGCACTACGACGGGGACGCGGTGTGA